In Streptomyces nojiriensis, one genomic interval encodes:
- the purD gene encoding phosphoribosylamine--glycine ligase yields MKVLVIGGGAREHALCRSLSLDSAVSALYCAPGNAGIAEVAELRPVDALDGGAVAALATELEADLVVVGPEAPLVAGVADAVRAAGIPVFGPSAEAARLEGSKAFAKDVMAAAGVPTARSYVCTTPEEVDEALDAFGAPYVVKDDGLAAGKGVVVTEDLAAARAHALGCDRVVIEEYLDGPEVSLFAITDGVTVVPLQPAQDFKRALDGDEGPNTGGMGAYSPLPWADPKLVDEVMELVLQPTVDELRRRGTPFSGLLYAGLAITSRGTRVIEFNARFGDPETQVVLARLRTPLAGVLLGAAKGTLDAVPPLVWREDAAVTVVIASHNYPETPRTGDPIEGLAEVAAEDGPDAYVLHAGTRHEGDAVVSAGGRVLSVTATGSDLAQAREKAYKAVARIRLDGSQHRTDIAAKAAEGR; encoded by the coding sequence GTGAAGGTCCTCGTCATCGGCGGCGGCGCCCGCGAACATGCCCTGTGCCGCTCTCTGTCCCTCGACTCCGCCGTCTCTGCGCTGTACTGCGCTCCCGGCAACGCCGGCATCGCCGAGGTGGCCGAACTCCGCCCGGTCGACGCCCTCGACGGCGGCGCCGTAGCCGCTCTCGCCACCGAACTCGAAGCCGACCTGGTCGTCGTCGGACCGGAGGCCCCGCTGGTCGCGGGTGTCGCCGACGCCGTGCGCGCCGCCGGGATCCCCGTCTTCGGCCCGTCCGCCGAGGCGGCCCGGCTCGAAGGCTCCAAGGCCTTCGCCAAGGACGTGATGGCCGCGGCCGGGGTCCCGACCGCGCGCAGCTACGTCTGCACCACCCCCGAAGAGGTGGACGAGGCGCTCGACGCCTTCGGCGCCCCGTACGTCGTCAAGGACGACGGCCTCGCCGCCGGCAAGGGCGTCGTGGTCACCGAGGACCTGGCCGCCGCCCGCGCGCACGCGCTCGGCTGCGACCGGGTGGTCATCGAGGAGTACCTCGACGGGCCCGAGGTCTCCCTCTTCGCCATCACCGACGGCGTCACCGTGGTCCCGCTCCAGCCTGCGCAGGACTTCAAGCGCGCCCTGGACGGCGACGAGGGCCCCAACACCGGCGGCATGGGCGCGTACTCCCCGCTGCCCTGGGCCGACCCGAAGCTGGTCGACGAGGTCATGGAGCTGGTCCTCCAGCCGACCGTCGACGAGCTCCGCCGCCGCGGCACCCCCTTCTCCGGGCTGCTCTACGCGGGCCTCGCGATCACCAGCCGCGGTACCCGCGTCATCGAGTTCAACGCGCGCTTCGGCGACCCCGAGACCCAGGTCGTCCTGGCCCGGCTGCGCACGCCGCTCGCCGGCGTGCTGCTGGGCGCGGCCAAGGGCACCCTGGACGCCGTACCCCCGCTGGTCTGGCGCGAGGACGCGGCCGTCACGGTGGTCATCGCCTCCCACAACTACCCGGAGACCCCCCGCACCGGGGACCCGATCGAGGGTCTGGCCGAGGTGGCCGCCGAGGACGGGCCGGACGCCTACGTGCTGCACGCCGGGACCCGGCACGAGGGCGACGCCGTGGTCAGCGCGGGCGGCCGTGTGCTGTCGGTGACGGCGACCGGTTCCGACCTGGCGCAGGCGCGCGAGAAGGCGTATAAGGCGGTGGCGCGCATCCGTCTCGACGGCTCGCAGCACCGTACGGATATTGCGGCCAAGGCGGCCGAGGGCCGCTGA
- a CDS encoding DNA polymerase III subunit gamma and tau: MSSLALYRRYRPESFAEVIGQEHVTAPLMQALRNNRVNHAYLFSGPRGCGKTTSARILARCLNCEQGPTPTPCGECQSCRDLARNGPGSIDVIEIDAASHGGVDDARDLREKAFFGPASSRYKIYIIDEAHMVTSAGFNALLKVVEEPPEHLKFIFATTEPEKVIGTIRSRTHHYPFRLVPPGTLREYLGEVCGREGAKVEDGVLPLVVRAGAGSVRDSMSVMDQLLAGAADDGVTYAMATSLLGYTDGSLLDSVVDAFAAGDGAAAFEVVDRVVEGGNDPRRFVADLLERLRDLVILAAVPDAGEKGLIDAPADVVERMQAQASVFGAAELSRAADLVNSGLTEMRGATSPRLQLELICARVLLPAAFDDERSFQARLDRLERSGPPAAAAFDAPPAAAPAMGYVPGPETHAMAPAGPGGGAAAVRAAAPAPTPAPAPAPVQAPEPVQAAPAPAPAPAAPAAPAPGAWPGAAQPGSGAPGAWPGAAAPAAAGAWPGTGASAAAPAPAPAAQAAAPAPAAAAAAPSPGMAAGAGQVQAMWPGVLEAVKNRRRFTWILLSQNAQVTGFDGTTLQLGFPNAGARDNFASSGSEDVLKAVLAEQFQVNWKIEAVVGGGAPAPVQPSSYGSSYGAPAAPAPAYSPQSAPAQQQAPAPQAPSAPQYTPQQPPQQSAPAPQPPVQQAPPPVAPEDDFAEEDDPDLVESALTGHDLIVRELGATVVEEYTNE; this comes from the coding sequence GTGTCGTCCCTTGCGCTGTACCGCCGCTACCGCCCCGAGTCGTTCGCCGAGGTCATCGGGCAGGAGCATGTCACTGCCCCGCTGATGCAGGCCCTGCGGAACAACCGGGTCAATCACGCGTACCTGTTCAGCGGGCCGCGCGGCTGCGGCAAGACCACCAGTGCGCGCATCCTCGCCCGGTGTCTGAACTGTGAGCAGGGTCCCACCCCCACCCCCTGCGGGGAGTGCCAGTCCTGCCGGGACCTGGCCAGGAACGGGCCGGGGTCCATCGACGTCATCGAGATCGACGCCGCCTCGCACGGTGGCGTGGACGATGCCCGTGACCTGCGCGAGAAGGCCTTCTTCGGGCCGGCGTCCAGCCGCTACAAGATCTACATCATCGACGAGGCCCACATGGTCACCTCGGCGGGCTTCAACGCCCTGCTGAAGGTGGTCGAGGAGCCGCCGGAGCACCTCAAGTTCATCTTCGCCACCACGGAGCCGGAGAAGGTGATCGGGACCATCCGGTCCAGGACGCACCACTATCCCTTCCGGCTCGTGCCGCCCGGCACCCTGCGGGAGTACCTGGGCGAGGTGTGCGGGCGCGAGGGCGCCAAGGTCGAGGACGGCGTGCTGCCGCTGGTCGTGCGCGCCGGTGCCGGGTCCGTGCGTGACTCGATGTCCGTCATGGACCAGCTGCTGGCCGGCGCCGCCGACGACGGTGTGACGTATGCCATGGCCACCTCGCTGCTCGGCTACACCGACGGCTCGCTGCTCGACTCCGTCGTCGACGCCTTCGCCGCCGGGGACGGGGCGGCCGCGTTCGAGGTCGTCGACCGGGTCGTCGAGGGCGGGAACGACCCGCGCCGGTTCGTCGCCGACCTGCTGGAGCGGCTGCGCGACCTGGTGATCCTGGCCGCCGTGCCGGACGCCGGGGAGAAGGGGCTGATCGACGCCCCCGCCGATGTCGTGGAGCGGATGCAGGCCCAGGCGTCCGTGTTCGGGGCCGCCGAGCTGTCGCGCGCCGCCGATCTGGTCAACAGCGGGCTCACCGAGATGCGGGGCGCGACTTCGCCGAGGCTGCAGCTGGAGCTGATCTGCGCCCGGGTGCTGCTGCCCGCCGCCTTCGACGACGAGCGGTCCTTCCAGGCCCGGCTCGACCGGCTGGAGCGCAGCGGCCCGCCCGCCGCCGCGGCCTTCGACGCGCCGCCGGCCGCCGCGCCCGCCATGGGGTACGTGCCCGGGCCCGAGACGCATGCCATGGCGCCCGCCGGTCCCGGTGGGGGTGCGGCCGCCGTGCGCGCCGCCGCCCCCGCGCCGACGCCCGCGCCCGCCCCGGCCCCGGTGCAGGCTCCCGAGCCGGTCCAGGCCGCCCCGGCCCCCGCACCTGCCCCCGCCGCTCCGGCCGCCCCCGCCCCCGGCGCATGGCCCGGCGCCGCGCAGCCCGGGAGCGGCGCGCCCGGTGCCTGGCCCGGCGCCGCGGCACCGGCCGCCGCGGGTGCCTGGCCCGGCACGGGCGCGTCCGCCGCGGCCCCCGCTCCCGCGCCCGCCGCCCAGGCCGCCGCCCCCGCCCCGGCCGCCGCTGCCGCCGCGCCCTCCCCCGGCATGGCCGCCGGAGCCGGGCAGGTGCAGGCGATGTGGCCCGGCGTGTTGGAGGCCGTCAAGAACCGCCGCCGCTTCACCTGGATCCTGCTCAGCCAGAACGCCCAGGTCACCGGCTTCGACGGGACCACCCTCCAGCTGGGCTTCCCCAACGCCGGAGCCCGCGACAACTTCGCCAGCAGCGGCAGTGAGGACGTCCTGAAGGCGGTCCTGGCCGAGCAGTTCCAGGTCAACTGGAAGATCGAGGCCGTCGTCGGCGGCGGAGCCCCGGCCCCGGTCCAGCCCTCCTCGTACGGCTCCTCGTACGGCGCCCCGGCCGCGCCCGCCCCCGCCTACAGCCCGCAGTCGGCCCCCGCGCAGCAGCAGGCGCCCGCCCCGCAGGCCCCTTCCGCCCCGCAGTACACGCCGCAGCAGCCGCCCCAGCAGTCGGCTCCCGCCCCGCAGCCCCCCGTACAGCAGGCGCCCCCGCCGGTCGCTCCCGAGGACGACTTCGCGGAGGAGGACGATCCCGACCTCGTCGAGAGCGCACTGACCGGACACGACCTGATCGTTCGCGAGCTCGGAGCCACCGTTGTGGAGGAATACACAAATGAGTAA
- a CDS encoding DUF6313 family protein produces the protein MWIRRTFRSRKALSGVTQWFIDWGIPIALLIGVVWVFGARRSEKGWSGIYRTFTLIDPPAHVSSWVASVLGWLLVPALIGGVAGHVIAARMQRVKEIATNHLFQQRGLGRRLKLPGRITFLESLHLKSAEDQEFLDRYVRRAHRGDWKKAQDHWEVLVRDVLCTVDLAELDRTEALESAESFARAVMWMTGYQDKCLVCTARTDHP, from the coding sequence GTGTGGATACGGCGTACGTTCCGCTCGCGCAAGGCACTGTCGGGCGTCACACAGTGGTTCATCGACTGGGGCATACCGATCGCCCTGCTCATCGGGGTCGTCTGGGTGTTCGGTGCCAGGCGGTCCGAAAAGGGCTGGAGCGGCATCTACAGGACGTTCACGCTCATCGATCCGCCCGCGCACGTGTCGTCGTGGGTCGCATCGGTACTCGGCTGGCTGCTGGTGCCCGCCCTCATCGGTGGAGTGGCCGGTCATGTGATCGCCGCCCGGATGCAGCGGGTCAAGGAGATCGCCACCAATCACCTCTTTCAGCAAAGGGGCCTCGGCCGCCGGCTCAAGCTGCCGGGAAGGATCACCTTTCTCGAGTCGCTGCACCTGAAGAGCGCCGAGGACCAGGAGTTCCTGGACCGCTATGTGAGGCGGGCCCACCGGGGAGACTGGAAGAAGGCCCAGGACCACTGGGAGGTCCTGGTCCGGGACGTGCTCTGCACGGTCGACCTCGCCGAACTGGACCGCACCGAGGCGCTCGAATCCGCCGAGAGCTTCGCCCGCGCGGTGATGTGGATGACCGGCTACCAGGACAAGTGCCTCGTGTGCACCGCGCGCACCGACCACCCGTGA
- a CDS encoding ATP-grasp domain-containing protein codes for MTDEVFLIPARPTATAGLLAEAAARRGMAVRALGPGFGELAGRAVHWCGGPHAAARVAGTLGLGLLEPPDDWLTRLPERFTGRRIELTTLGRAARELAGSGRPAFVKPPREKSFPPAVYGPGAPLPRSLPAATPVLVSEVVDFAAEYRLFLLDGEIAAGSRYAVHGRLDPAPLDEDAHGADVRGFAAALLSATGTDLPSAVTVDVGLVGATGRYAVVEANMPWFSHSYAARPEAVLDVVLRAAGPLHRVRAADLPYVTP; via the coding sequence ATGACGGACGAGGTGTTTCTGATACCGGCCCGGCCGACCGCCACGGCCGGGCTGCTCGCCGAGGCAGCCGCCCGCCGGGGGATGGCCGTCCGGGCCCTCGGCCCCGGCTTCGGCGAACTGGCCGGCCGGGCCGTGCACTGGTGCGGTGGTCCGCACGCCGCCGCGCGGGTGGCCGGGACGCTCGGGCTGGGGCTGCTGGAACCGCCCGACGACTGGCTCACGCGGCTGCCCGAGCGGTTCACGGGGCGTCGGATCGAGCTGACCACCCTGGGCCGGGCGGCGCGGGAACTGGCCGGCTCCGGACGGCCGGCGTTCGTGAAGCCGCCGCGCGAGAAGTCCTTCCCGCCCGCCGTGTACGGGCCCGGCGCGCCGCTGCCCCGGTCCCTGCCCGCCGCCACCCCCGTGCTGGTCTCGGAGGTGGTGGACTTCGCCGCCGAGTACCGGCTGTTCCTGCTCGACGGGGAGATCGCCGCCGGGAGCCGGTACGCCGTCCACGGGCGCCTGGACCCCGCCCCCCTCGACGAGGACGCGCACGGGGCGGACGTACGCGGCTTCGCGGCCGCGCTGCTCTCCGCGACCGGCACGGACCTGCCCAGCGCCGTCACCGTCGACGTCGGCCTCGTCGGCGCGACGGGCCGGTACGCCGTGGTCGAGGCCAACATGCCGTGGTTCTCGCACAGCTACGCCGCCCGGCCCGAGGCGGTCCTGGACGTGGTCCTGCGCGCGGCCGGACCGCTGCACCGCGTGCGCGCCGCCGACCTGCCGTACGTGACCCCGTAG
- a CDS encoding DoxX family protein, producing the protein MSTTAVVFALVGAFMVGFSAASMFLGAKWVVEPLAEYGVPRSWWTWLATAKAAGAVGLAVGVFVPAIGIAAAIGVALYFAGAVITVLRAKSYAHVAFPVIYAAPAVVALALGFTG; encoded by the coding sequence ATGTCCACCACCGCTGTTGTCTTCGCCCTGGTCGGCGCGTTCATGGTCGGATTCTCGGCGGCTTCGATGTTCCTCGGGGCGAAGTGGGTCGTGGAGCCGCTGGCCGAGTACGGGGTTCCGCGCTCGTGGTGGACCTGGCTCGCCACCGCGAAGGCGGCCGGCGCGGTGGGCCTGGCGGTGGGTGTCTTCGTCCCCGCGATCGGCATCGCGGCGGCGATCGGGGTCGCCCTGTACTTCGCGGGCGCCGTGATCACGGTGCTGCGGGCGAAGTCCTACGCCCACGTGGCCTTCCCGGTGATCTACGCGGCTCCGGCGGTCGTCGCCCTGGCCCTCGGCTTCACCGGCTGA
- a CDS encoding VOC family protein, whose protein sequence is MSEFPEGAPCWVDAMFADVEGAKTFYADVLGWTFGEASSEYGNYTQAYSDGKAVAAVVPPMPGADAPSQWCLYFASSDAAATAEKVTANGGEVLMGPMQVGAFGTMLIAKEPSGAVFGVWQPGEHKGFEKMGEAGSYAWAEVFTRDPAKADAFLPKVFPYGAQQMDPGEDPEMAGMDFKVFSVGGAGNPVLGRMKMNDDFPPEVPPYIQVYFGVPDCDDAVAKTQKHGGKLHFGPMDSPFGRFAAVTDPQGAAFAVIDMSTTVGEMPSFG, encoded by the coding sequence ATGTCTGAGTTCCCCGAAGGCGCTCCGTGCTGGGTGGACGCGATGTTCGCCGACGTGGAGGGGGCCAAGACCTTCTACGCGGACGTGCTGGGCTGGACCTTCGGCGAGGCCAGCAGCGAGTACGGCAACTACACGCAGGCCTACTCCGACGGCAAGGCCGTCGCGGCCGTGGTCCCGCCGATGCCGGGGGCCGACGCACCCTCGCAGTGGTGTCTGTACTTCGCCTCGTCCGACGCGGCGGCCACCGCCGAGAAGGTGACGGCCAACGGCGGCGAGGTGCTGATGGGCCCGATGCAGGTGGGCGCCTTCGGCACCATGCTGATCGCGAAGGAGCCGAGCGGCGCGGTGTTCGGCGTCTGGCAGCCGGGCGAGCACAAGGGCTTCGAGAAGATGGGCGAGGCGGGCTCGTACGCGTGGGCGGAGGTCTTCACCCGGGACCCGGCCAAGGCGGACGCCTTCCTGCCGAAGGTCTTCCCGTACGGCGCCCAGCAGATGGACCCGGGCGAGGACCCCGAGATGGCCGGCATGGACTTCAAGGTCTTCAGCGTCGGCGGCGCCGGGAACCCGGTGCTGGGCCGGATGAAGATGAACGACGACTTCCCGCCGGAGGTGCCGCCGTACATTCAGGTCTACTTCGGGGTGCCGGACTGCGACGATGCGGTGGCGAAGACTCAGAAGCACGGCGGGAAGCTGCACTTCGGTCCGATGGACAGCCCGTTCGGCCGGTTCGCGGCGGTCACGGACCCGCAGGGCGCCGCTTTCGCAGTGATCGACATGTCGACAACAGTGGGTGAGATGCCGAGCTTCGGCTGA
- a CDS encoding HhH-GPD-type base excision DNA repair protein, translated as MDKDITIRLAQQPEADALLGRSPLAALVGMLLDQQVPMEWAFSGPWTIAQRLGADDLDAHTIAAYDPEAFAALLSEKPAVHRYPGSMATRVQQLCAYLVEHYDGNAEAVWADAATGQELLKRLKALPGFGEQKAQIFLALLGKRFGVRPTGWREAAGGYGQANVYRSAADITGPESLAKVRAHKQEMKAAAKAAKASGGS; from the coding sequence ATGGACAAGGACATCACCATCCGGCTGGCACAGCAGCCGGAGGCCGACGCGCTGCTCGGCCGGAGCCCGCTCGCCGCACTCGTGGGAATGCTGCTGGACCAGCAGGTGCCGATGGAGTGGGCGTTCTCGGGGCCCTGGACGATCGCCCAGCGGCTGGGCGCCGACGATCTCGACGCGCACACCATCGCCGCGTACGACCCGGAGGCCTTCGCGGCCCTGCTCTCCGAGAAGCCCGCCGTCCACCGGTACCCGGGGTCGATGGCGACGCGCGTCCAGCAGCTGTGCGCGTACCTCGTCGAGCACTACGACGGGAACGCGGAGGCGGTGTGGGCCGACGCGGCCACGGGTCAGGAGCTGCTGAAGCGCCTCAAGGCGCTGCCGGGCTTCGGGGAGCAGAAGGCGCAGATCTTCCTCGCCCTGCTGGGCAAGCGGTTCGGCGTACGTCCCACGGGCTGGCGGGAGGCCGCGGGCGGGTACGGCCAGGCCAACGTCTACCGTTCGGCGGCCGACATCACGGGCCCGGAGTCCCTGGCCAAGGTGCGGGCGCACAAGCAGGAGATGAAGGCCGCCGCGAAAGCCGCCAAGGCCTCGGGCGGCTCGTGA
- a CDS encoding cupin domain-containing protein, with amino-acid sequence MTEIATRAATAEAIHDAPGSLITLLTDTAELTCNTATFDEGAAGAPVHFHTKATEFFHVTAGRLDILVDDEIHTLGAGDFIAVPPGVKHAFAPAPGHTAAVFVGFTPGMGRFDYYRLLGRVNAGEATVQDIKDSSATYDNHYAESPVWSGRRRSAEP; translated from the coding sequence ATGACAGAGATCGCGACCCGCGCCGCCACCGCCGAAGCCATCCACGACGCCCCCGGCAGCCTCATCACCCTGCTCACCGACACTGCCGAGCTCACCTGCAACACCGCCACCTTCGACGAGGGTGCGGCGGGCGCCCCGGTGCACTTCCACACCAAGGCCACCGAGTTCTTCCACGTCACCGCCGGCCGGCTCGACATCCTCGTCGACGACGAGATCCACACCCTGGGCGCCGGCGACTTCATCGCGGTCCCGCCGGGCGTGAAGCACGCCTTCGCCCCCGCCCCCGGCCACACCGCCGCCGTCTTCGTCGGCTTCACCCCCGGCATGGGCCGCTTCGACTACTACCGGCTCCTCGGCCGGGTCAACGCGGGCGAGGCCACCGTGCAGGACATCAAGGACAGCTCGGCGACCTACGACAACCACTACGCGGAGAGCCCCGTCTGGAGCGGCCGCCGCCGCAGCGCGGAGCCGTAG
- the opcA gene encoding glucose-6-phosphate dehydrogenase assembly protein OpcA: MRTELTDTTSSKVNRALLEARRAIGSPTMGLVLTLVLATDEENAYDAVRAASEASREHPCRIIAVIRRTSRGPHKLRADRVDAELRVGSDAGTGEIVLLRLHGALTEQAGSVVLPLLLPDAPVVAWWPADAPTDLARDPLGALAQRRITDAAAAFDPVGVLDERAAGYQPGDTDLAWTRLTPWRSLLAAALDQKPLPVTGAAVESEPDNASAELLARWLEDRLGVPVARVATEGPVITGVSLQTAGGEIRVDRPAGVLATLSLPESPDRKVALKIRSGAELIAEELRRLDADVVYGSALRRRPLQTGLSA, from the coding sequence ATGCGGACCGAACTCACCGACACCACGTCCAGCAAGGTCAACCGGGCCCTGCTCGAAGCCCGCCGGGCGATAGGCAGCCCGACCATGGGGCTGGTGCTGACCCTCGTCCTCGCCACCGACGAGGAGAACGCCTACGACGCCGTACGCGCGGCCTCCGAGGCCTCGCGTGAACACCCCTGCCGCATCATCGCGGTGATCAGACGGACCTCACGCGGCCCGCACAAGCTCCGCGCGGACCGCGTCGACGCCGAACTGCGGGTCGGCTCCGACGCCGGGACCGGCGAGATCGTGCTGCTGCGCCTGCACGGCGCGCTGACCGAGCAGGCCGGCTCGGTCGTCCTGCCGCTGCTCCTGCCGGACGCGCCGGTGGTGGCCTGGTGGCCGGCCGACGCGCCCACCGACCTGGCGCGGGATCCGCTGGGCGCGCTCGCGCAGCGCCGGATCACGGACGCGGCCGCCGCCTTCGACCCGGTCGGCGTGCTCGACGAGCGGGCCGCCGGCTACCAGCCCGGCGACACCGACCTGGCCTGGACCCGCCTCACGCCGTGGCGCTCGCTGCTGGCCGCGGCCCTGGACCAGAAGCCGCTGCCGGTGACCGGCGCGGCGGTGGAGAGCGAGCCCGACAACGCGAGCGCGGAGCTGCTGGCGCGCTGGCTGGAGGACCGGCTGGGGGTGCCGGTGGCCCGGGTGGCGACCGAGGGCCCGGTGATCACCGGGGTCAGCCTGCAGACCGCGGGCGGGGAGATCCGGGTGGACCGGCCCGCGGGCGTGCTGGCCACCTTGAGCCTGCCGGAGAGCCCCGACCGCAAGGTGGCCCTGAAGATCCGCAGCGGCGCCGAACTGATCGCGGAGGAACTGCGCCGCCTCGACGCGGACGTGGTCTACGGCTCCGCGCTGCGGCGGCGGCCGCTCCAGACGGGGCTCTCCGCGTAG
- a CDS encoding helicase HerA-like domain-containing protein produces MSESTDPAPPADRPDPAGPAGEIAAGYAFTGPALDLGALLWDGDCLPDRQIRIPLAMLGRHGLVAGATGTGKTKTLQLITEQLSAGGVPVFLADVKGDLSGISVPGTAGDRVGERARDVAQSWEPTGYPCAFYSLGGIGPGIPLRSTVTSFGPVLMSKVLQLNQTQEQSLGLIFHYADTKGLELIDLKDLRAVVAFLVSDQGRPELKGIGGLSTVTAGVILRALTAFEQQGASEFFGEPEFDTGEFLRTAADGRGLVSVLELPAVQDKPQLFSTFLMWLLADLYNDLPEVGDLEKPKLVFFFDEAHLLFDGASKAFLAAITRTVRLIRSKGVGVFFVTQTPKDVPSDVLAQLGNRVQHALRAFAPDDAKALKAAVKTFPRSAYDLEELLTQLGTGEAVVTVLSENGAPTPVAATRLRAPQSLMGPIAAADLEQAVKSSPLWSRYAAPVDRESAYEKIGAEQAAAEARAEAAAAAAEAEKQAEEAQKQAARAARSTPKPDPSLAEQVVGSGLFRSLARSIGTQVGREISRSIFGTARRRR; encoded by the coding sequence ATGAGCGAGAGCACCGACCCCGCCCCTCCGGCGGACCGGCCGGACCCGGCGGGCCCGGCCGGGGAGATCGCCGCCGGGTACGCGTTCACCGGACCCGCGCTCGACCTCGGGGCCCTCCTCTGGGACGGCGACTGCCTGCCCGACCGTCAGATCCGCATCCCCCTGGCGATGCTGGGCCGCCACGGACTGGTCGCCGGAGCCACCGGAACCGGCAAGACCAAGACGCTCCAGCTCATCACCGAACAGCTGTCGGCAGGCGGCGTCCCCGTCTTCCTCGCCGACGTCAAGGGCGACCTCTCGGGGATCTCGGTGCCCGGGACGGCGGGCGACAGGGTCGGCGAACGGGCCCGGGACGTGGCCCAGTCGTGGGAGCCCACCGGATACCCCTGCGCGTTCTACTCGCTGGGCGGGATCGGCCCGGGGATCCCGCTGCGGTCCACGGTCACCAGCTTCGGTCCGGTGCTGATGTCGAAGGTGCTCCAGCTCAACCAGACGCAGGAGCAGTCCCTCGGCCTGATCTTCCACTACGCCGACACCAAGGGCCTGGAGCTGATCGACCTCAAGGACCTGCGCGCGGTCGTCGCCTTCCTCGTCTCCGACCAGGGCAGACCCGAACTCAAGGGGATCGGCGGACTGTCCACGGTGACGGCCGGGGTGATCCTGCGGGCGCTCACCGCCTTCGAGCAGCAGGGCGCCTCGGAGTTCTTCGGCGAGCCCGAGTTCGACACGGGCGAGTTCCTGCGGACGGCCGCCGACGGGCGCGGCCTGGTCTCCGTACTGGAACTCCCGGCGGTCCAGGACAAGCCGCAGCTCTTCTCCACCTTCCTGATGTGGCTGCTCGCCGACCTCTACAACGACCTGCCGGAGGTCGGCGACCTGGAGAAGCCCAAGCTCGTCTTCTTCTTCGACGAGGCGCACCTGCTCTTCGACGGGGCCTCCAAAGCCTTCCTCGCGGCCATCACCCGGACGGTCCGGCTCATCCGCTCCAAGGGCGTCGGCGTCTTCTTCGTCACCCAGACCCCCAAGGACGTGCCGTCGGACGTCCTCGCCCAGCTCGGCAACCGGGTGCAGCACGCGCTGCGCGCCTTCGCCCCCGACGACGCCAAGGCGCTGAAGGCGGCCGTGAAGACCTTCCCCCGCTCCGCGTACGACCTGGAGGAGCTGCTCACGCAGCTGGGGACCGGCGAGGCGGTCGTCACCGTGCTCAGCGAGAACGGCGCCCCGACCCCGGTCGCGGCGACCCGGCTGCGGGCCCCGCAGTCGCTGATGGGACCGATCGCGGCGGCGGACCTGGAGCAGGCCGTGAAGTCCTCCCCGCTCTGGTCGCGCTACGCGGCGCCGGTCGACCGCGAGTCGGCGTACGAGAAGATCGGCGCCGAACAGGCCGCCGCGGAGGCGCGGGCGGAGGCCGCCGCGGCCGCAGCCGAGGCCGAGAAGCAGGCCGAGGAGGCGCAGAAGCAGGCCGCGCGGGCCGCGCGCAGCACCCCGAAGCCGGACCCCTCACTGGCCGAGCAGGTGGTGGGGAGCGGGCTGTTCCGCTCGCTGGCCCGGTCGATCGGGACACAGGTGGGCCGGGAGATCTCGCGCTCGATCTTCGGGACGGCGCGCAGGCGCCGGTGA
- a CDS encoding type II toxin-antitoxin system VapB family antitoxin, with amino-acid sequence MIFKRIGSGRPYPDHGRETTRQWADVAPRPVRLDQLVTTKGQLDLETLLAEDSTFYGDLFAHVVKWRGDLYLEDGLHRAVRAALQQRQVLHARVLEMD; translated from the coding sequence GTGATCTTCAAGCGCATCGGAAGCGGACGGCCCTACCCCGACCACGGCAGGGAAACCACCCGGCAGTGGGCGGACGTCGCGCCGCGCCCGGTCCGGCTCGACCAGCTCGTGACGACCAAGGGCCAGCTGGACCTCGAAACGCTGCTCGCCGAGGACTCCACCTTCTACGGCGACCTGTTCGCGCACGTCGTGAAGTGGCGGGGCGACCTCTACCTGGAGGACGGGCTGCACCGCGCCGTGCGCGCCGCCCTCCAGCAGCGCCAGGTGCTGCACGCGCGCGTCCTCGAGATGGACTGA